The Benincasa hispida cultivar B227 chromosome 11, ASM972705v1, whole genome shotgun sequence genome has a segment encoding these proteins:
- the LOC120090206 gene encoding LOW QUALITY PROTEIN: trihelix transcription factor PTL-like (The sequence of the model RefSeq protein was modified relative to this genomic sequence to represent the inferred CDS: inserted 1 base in 1 codon; deleted 4 bases in 3 codons) yields MEMDDQYPLSDLRRLMTTAPSRSHFPSSSSIPHHDLSAAAAAFRHHHSPYDXIMMMPRDTSLPDFRSDSATTPPAIVSAQPVPNAFELETASIATDCATARWPRQETLTLLDIRSRLDSKFKEANKKGPLWDEVSRIMAEEHNYQRSGKKCREKFENLYKYYKKTKEGKAGRQDGKNYRFFRQLEALYGETSNSPSLPDSHFVGDTNLRFQQNGTNNPTAAAPMSHEAHQKHYCDSLSLSNTSEFETSASSDGNDDLGSVGVLDNDSMEKRRKKRGGKCWKAKIKQFIDSQMRKLIDKQEAWLEKLMKTLEQKEKERMIREEEWRRQEVSRMERERSFWAKERAWIESRDAALMDALQRLTGRESRDNNRYNSSSPDHGLMVAERHRNNNENQNEDGSEILNTNTARELLADNNNYQRKTIDHNQGNKKRKENSTSYNLYFQQTDSSLYSRGVGGPYGGATDIKEQSPNSSNAGGGGGSHVVQDNCFRFLMGEGDQSQSGLWENFGLKLNNGSDQT; encoded by the exons ATGGAAATGGATGATCAATATCCTCTCTCCGATCTCCGCCGCCTCATGACTACTGCTCCATCTCGTTCTCATTTCCCTTCC TCTTCCTCAATTCCCCATCATGATCTATCT GCCGCCGCTGCCGCCTTCCGCCACCACCACAGTCCCTATG TCATCATGATGATGCCACGTGACACTTCGCTCCCCGACTTTCGCTCCGATTCCGCCACCACGCCTCCCGCCATCGTCTCCGCTCAGCCCGTTCCCAAC GCTTTCGAGCTCGAAACTGCCTCGATCGCTACCGACTGTGCCACCGCTCGATGGCCTCGCCAAGAAACTCTTACTCTCTTGGATATCAGATCTCGACTTGATTCTAAGTTTAAAGAAGCTAACAAAAAAGGCCCCCTTTGGGATGAAGTTTCTAG aATCATGGCTGAGGAACACAATTATCAAAGAAGTGGAAAAAAATGCAGAGAAAAGTTTgagaatttatataaatattacaaaaaaacaaaggaaGGCAAAGCTGGAAGACAAGATGGTAAGAACTACAGATTCTTTAGGCAGTTGGAAgctctctatggtgaaacaagcAATTCCCCTTCACTTCCAGATTCCCATTTTGTTGGAGACACTAACCTCAGATTCCAACAGAATGGGACCAACAACCCGACCGCGGCAGCTCCGATGAGCCATGAAGCTCATCAGAAGCATTATTGTGACAGCCTCAGCCTCTCGAATACATCAGAGTTCGAAACCTCGGCTTCGTCGGATGGCAACGACGACCTCGGTTCAGTCGGCGTACTGGACAACGATTCGATGgagaagagaaggaagaagcGAGGCGGAAAATGCTGGAAGGCAAAAATCAAACAGTTCATCGACTCACAAATGAGGAAGCTAATTGATAAACAAGAGGCTTGGTTGGAGAAGCTCATGAAAACTCTTGAACAAAAGGAAAAGGAGAGAATG ATTCGCGAGGAGGAATGGAGGAGACAAGAAGTGTCAAGAATGGAGAGGGAGAGAAGCTTTTGGGCAAAGGAGAGAGCATGGATAGAATCTAGAGATGCAGCATTAATGGATGCATTACAAAGGCTAACAGGACGAGAGTCGAGAGATAATAATCGATACAACTCCTCCTCGCCGGACCACGGATTAATGGTAGCCGAGCGTCATCGAAATAATAACGAGAACCAAAACGAAGACGGGAGCGAAATACTAAACACCAACACAGCAAGAGAATTACTAGCAGACAACAATAATTACCAAAGGAaaacaatagatcataatcAAGGCAACAAGAAACGCAAGGAGAATTCAACATCCTACAATCTTTACTTCCAACAAACAGATTCCTCCCTCTACAGCCGCGGCGTTGGCGGACCCTACGGCGGTGCCACCGACATCAAAGAACAAAGTCCAAATAGTTCGAACGCGGGCGGTGGTGGCGGGAGCCATGTGGTGCAAGATAATTGCTTTAGGTTCTTGATGGGTGAAGGAGATCAATCTCAATCTGGTTTATGGGAAAATTTTGGTCTTAAACTCAACAATGGAAGTGACCAAACTTGA